From Rhodamnia argentea isolate NSW1041297 chromosome 10, ASM2092103v1, whole genome shotgun sequence, a single genomic window includes:
- the LOC115739129 gene encoding indole-3-glycerol phosphate synthase, chloroplastic-like isoform X1 has protein sequence MEGLVSFRATARVPFHGVPLMRRPVKSSICKLLPIAAMDLHAKESKLSISCVRAQQSETSDISATVVSANESQENSLNAKDWELGMYQDEVAASQGIRIRRRPPTGPPLHYVGPFEFRLQNEGNTPRNKLEEIVWHKEKEVSQLKGKQPLVMLRKALQNAPPTRDFIGALKAAHERTGLPGLIAEVKKASPSRGVLREDFDPIEIAHAYEKGGAACLSVLTDEKYFQGSFDNLEAIRSAGIKCPLLCKEFIVDAWQIYYARVKGADAILLIAAVLPDLDIRYMIKICKMLGLAALVEVHDEREMDRILGIEGVELIGINNRNLETFEVDISNTQKLLLGERGQLIRQKDIIVVGESGLFTPDDIAYVQEAGVKAVLVGESLVKQSDPGKGIAGLFGKDISF, from the exons ATGGAGGGGTTAGTTTCTTTTCGAGCGACGGCTAGGGTTCCATTTCATGGTGTACCCCTCATGCGCAGGCCCGTGAAGTCATCAATCTgtaaattacttccaattgctGCAATGGACCTTCATGCGAAGGAAAGTAAGCTCTCTATCAGCTGTGTTCGAGCTCAACAG TCGGAGACGAGTGATATATCTGCTACAGTTGTATCTGCTAATGAATCACAAGAAAATTCTCTTAATGCCAAGGACTGGGAATTAGGGATGTACCAAGATGAAGTAGCTGCTAGCCAAGGGATCAGGATTAGAAGAAGGCCACCAACTGGACCTCCCTTGCATTATGTTGGGCCCTTTGAGTTTCGATTGCAAAATGAAGGCAACACTCCTCGAAATAAGCTGGAGGAGATTGTATGGCATAAGGAAAAGGAAGTCTCACAG TTGAAAGGAAAGCAACCCTTGGTGATGCTTAGGAAAGCCCTTCAAAATGCTCCCCCGACTAGAGATTTTATTGGAGCTCTTAAAGCAGCTCATGAACGTACAGGACTTCCGGGTTTGATTGCTGAAGTTAAAAAGGCTTCTCCAAGTAGAGGAGTACTGAGGGAAGATTTTGATCCA ATTGAAATCGCCCATGCTTATGAAAAAGGAGGGGCAGCATGTCTAAGTGTTTTGACTGATGAGAAGTATTTTCAG GGGAGCTTTGATAATTTAGAAGCAATAAGGAGTGCAGGAATAAAG TGCCCTCTCCTGTGCAAAGAATTTATAGTAGATGCATGGCAGATTTACTATGCTCGAGTAAAAGGTGCAGACGCCATTCTTTTGATTGCAGCAGTTCTGCCTGACCTTGACATCAGATACATGATTAAGATTTGTAAGATGCTTGGGTTGGCTGCTCTTGTTGAG GTGCATGATGAGCGGGAAATGGATCGCATCCTTGGAATAGAGGGAGTCGAGCTTATTGGCATCAACAACCGCAATCTGG AAACATTTGAGGTGGATATCAGCAACACACAGAAGCTTCTTCTTGGAGAGCGTGGGCAATTGATCCGTCAGAAGGATATAATT GTTGTTGGGGAGTCTGGACTGTTTACTCCTGACGACATTGCCTATGTACAAGAGGCCGGTGTTAAGGCG GTATTAGTCGGGGAGTCGCTCGTGAAGCAAAGTGATCCCGGGAAGGGAATTGCCGGACTTTTTGGGAAGGACATCTCATTCTGA
- the LOC115739129 gene encoding indole-3-glycerol phosphate synthase, chloroplastic-like isoform X2: MYQDEVAASQGIRIRRRPPTGPPLHYVGPFEFRLQNEGNTPRNKLEEIVWHKEKEVSQLKGKQPLVMLRKALQNAPPTRDFIGALKAAHERTGLPGLIAEVKKASPSRGVLREDFDPIEIAHAYEKGGAACLSVLTDEKYFQGSFDNLEAIRSAGIKCPLLCKEFIVDAWQIYYARVKGADAILLIAAVLPDLDIRYMIKICKMLGLAALVEVHDEREMDRILGIEGVELIGINNRNLETFEVDISNTQKLLLGERGQLIRQKDIIVVGESGLFTPDDIAYVQEAGVKAVLVGESLVKQSDPGKGIAGLFGKDISF, encoded by the exons ATGTACCAAGATGAAGTAGCTGCTAGCCAAGGGATCAGGATTAGAAGAAGGCCACCAACTGGACCTCCCTTGCATTATGTTGGGCCCTTTGAGTTTCGATTGCAAAATGAAGGCAACACTCCTCGAAATAAGCTGGAGGAGATTGTATGGCATAAGGAAAAGGAAGTCTCACAG TTGAAAGGAAAGCAACCCTTGGTGATGCTTAGGAAAGCCCTTCAAAATGCTCCCCCGACTAGAGATTTTATTGGAGCTCTTAAAGCAGCTCATGAACGTACAGGACTTCCGGGTTTGATTGCTGAAGTTAAAAAGGCTTCTCCAAGTAGAGGAGTACTGAGGGAAGATTTTGATCCA ATTGAAATCGCCCATGCTTATGAAAAAGGAGGGGCAGCATGTCTAAGTGTTTTGACTGATGAGAAGTATTTTCAG GGGAGCTTTGATAATTTAGAAGCAATAAGGAGTGCAGGAATAAAG TGCCCTCTCCTGTGCAAAGAATTTATAGTAGATGCATGGCAGATTTACTATGCTCGAGTAAAAGGTGCAGACGCCATTCTTTTGATTGCAGCAGTTCTGCCTGACCTTGACATCAGATACATGATTAAGATTTGTAAGATGCTTGGGTTGGCTGCTCTTGTTGAG GTGCATGATGAGCGGGAAATGGATCGCATCCTTGGAATAGAGGGAGTCGAGCTTATTGGCATCAACAACCGCAATCTGG AAACATTTGAGGTGGATATCAGCAACACACAGAAGCTTCTTCTTGGAGAGCGTGGGCAATTGATCCGTCAGAAGGATATAATT GTTGTTGGGGAGTCTGGACTGTTTACTCCTGACGACATTGCCTATGTACAAGAGGCCGGTGTTAAGGCG GTATTAGTCGGGGAGTCGCTCGTGAAGCAAAGTGATCCCGGGAAGGGAATTGCCGGACTTTTTGGGAAGGACATCTCATTCTGA